GTTCCGCAAGATCTTGGACCGCGGCGAAGCCGGTGACAACGTAGGTCTGCTGCTCCGCGGTATTGAAAAAGACGACATCCGTCGTGGCATGGTTATCTGCAAGCCTGGCTCGGTAACCCCCCACACCAAGTTCAAGGCTGAGGTGTACGTGCTGTCGAAAGAAGAAGGTGGTCGTCACACCCCGTTCTTCAACAACTACCGTCCCCAGTTTTACTTCCGCACCACCGACGTAACCGGCATCATCACGCTGGCCGAGGGTGTAGAAATGGTAATGCCCGGCGACAACGTAACCATCACTGTTGAGCTGATCAACGCCGTAGCTATGGAGAAAGGTCTGCGCTTCGCTATCCGCGAGGGTGGCCGTACCGTAGGTGCCGGTCAGGTTACCGAAATCCTCGACTAGTCTTTGCTAGTAACTAGGTAATCAACACAATCCGCCTCCGAAATTTTCGGGGGCGGATTTGTTTTGTATCAACAGTTCCCTACATTTGCATTCCCAATCCAGCCCTTAAGCGGTTTGGGACGCATACACGGGCGTAGTTCAAGGGTAGAATAGAGGTCTCCAAAACCTTTGATGGGAGTTCGAATCTCTCCGCCCGTGCCAAGAATAACGGCTGCTTCGGCAGCCGTCATCTTACATAACACCTAACTGGTGCAGGCATCATGAGCAAGTTGACAAACTACTTCCGGGAAACCTCCGAAGAGATGCGCTACAAAGTAACGTGGCCGTCGCTGGAGGAGCTGCAGAAAAGCGCCGGATTGGTGCTGATTGGCTCCTTGGTATTTGCCGTGGTAGTGGGGCTAATGGATGTTGCTTTCAGCAAGAGCCTAGAGGTATTTTATAACTCGTTCCGGTAATCGGTAGCAAGCACGACAATGGGCGAGTTGAAATGGTACGTGGTCCGCTCGGTTAGCGGACAAGAAAAGAAAGCCAAAACCTACCTGGAAACCGAGATTGGCCGTCATGGCCTTTCTGAGTTGGTGCCGCAGGTGCTGATTCCAGTGGAGAAGGTGTTCGAGATGCGCAACGGCAAGAAGCGTGTGCGTGAGCGGAACCTTTACCCTGGCTATATCATCATCCACGCCGACCTCAGCCACGGCGAAGTAGACCACATCATCACTAGCACCCCCGGTGTAATTGGTTTTCTGAGTGACAAAGAAGGCAAAGCAGCCAGCCAGAATACTAAGCCGGTGCCGCTGCACATTTCGGAAGTAAACCGCATCCTCGGCATCGTGGATGAGGCGGAAGAGCAGACGGCTTCACTGGAAACTCCCTTCGTGGTGGGCGAGCTGGTGAAGATTGTGGACGGAGGTTTTGCGGGAATGTCGGGTACGGTATCGGAGGTGTTTGAAGAGCGGAAGCGTCTGAACGTTATCGTGAAGATTTTCGGCCGCAGCCAGCCCATGGAGTTGAGCTACACACAGGTAGAGAAAGAAGTGTAGAAGTGAGATTCTAGAGGTGAGAAATGTGATTCTGTTCTGGCTTCTAAACGCAATCTAACCCCTCACATCTCACATAAAAAACGTCACCGGTTATCCGCTCCGGGCCGGTGGGGCTTCCACTAGGAGCAATCAACATACCTGACGGCCTGTGTGTTACGATGCAGTGCCCGAAGTCTTTCAAACCAAATGGCCAAGGAAATTAGAGGTTATCTGAAGCTTCAGATAAAGGGAGGCGCCGCGAATCCCGCGCCGCCGGTTGGACCTGCACTTGGTAGCAAAGGCCTGAACATCATGGAGTTCTGCAAGCAATTTAATGCGCGGACCCAAGATAAGGCCGGCCAAGTTTGTCCTGTTCTCATCACCATGTACACCGACAAGTCGTTCGACTTCGTGGTGAAAACCCCGCCAGTGCCGGTACTGCTCATGGATGCTGCCAAGCTCCAGGGCGGCTCGAAAGAGCCCAATCGGAACAAAGTAGGGTCGGTTACGTGGGACCAGGTGCGCACCATCGCCGAGACGAAAATGCCCGACTTGAACGCCTTCAAGGTGGAGTCGGCCATGAAGCAGGTGGCGGGTACGGCTCGCAGCATGGGCATCACCATCTCGGGTACTTCTCCCTTTGCTGAATAATCTAACGACGGAGAAGACACATGGCAAAGATTAGCAAGAAGCGCAAGGAAGCCCTTGCCAAGCACGACCTGACTGAAGTTCGGAACCTGCTGGATGCCGCCAAAGTAGTGAAGGACATCACCTACACCAAGTTTGACGCTTCAGTAGACATCGACGTTCGTCTGGGCGTTGACCCCCGCAAAGCCGACCAGATGGTGCGCGGCGTAGCCACGCTGCCCCACGGCACCGGCAAAACCGTCCGTGTACTGGCCCTGGTAACTCCTGACAAGGAAGCCGAAGCCACTGCCGCCGGCGCCGACTACGTTGGTTTGGACGATTACATCTCGAAAATCGAGAAGGGCTGGACCGACATCGACGTGATTATCACCATGCCATCGGTGATGGCGAAGGTGGGTCGTCTGGGTCGCGTACTCGGTCCTCGGGGTCTGATGCCGAACCCGAAGTCGGGCACGGTAACGACCGACGTAGCCAAGGCTGTGCAGGAAGTGAAGGCTGGTAAAATCGACTTCAAAGTCGACAAAACCGGCATCATTCACTGCTCGGTTGGTAAAGTGTCGTTCGACGAGCAGAAGCTGGCCGAAAACGCCATCGAGGTTATTCAGACGCTCCAGCGGCTGAAGCCTTCGTCAGCTAAAGGCACTTACATTAAGAGCATCACGCTGTCGAGCACGATGTCGCCCGCCGTTCCGGTTGACACGCAAGTAACTTCCGCTTAAGTTTTAATCAACACGACGATATGATCCGGGAAGAAAAACAAGCCCTCGTCGACGAGTTGAGCGAGAAGTTTCAATCGCACAACGCGTTCTACATTGCCGATGCGTCGGGAATGTCGGTGGCGAAAATCAACGAATTCCGTCGCCTGTGCTTCAACCGCGGCATGGAGTTTAAAGTGTACAAGAACACGTTCATCCGCAAGGCGCTCGATACCCTGGGTGGCGACACCACCGAGATGGACGCCGCCCTGAAAGGTCAGTCGGGCATTCTGTTCTCCAAGGAGTCGGGCAATGCTCCGGCCAAGCTGCTACAAGAGTTCTACAAATCCCAGGCGTACGGCAAAGGCGTAGAGCCTAAGCCTGCTCTGAAAGGAGCTTACGTGGATGCTGGCATCTATCTGGGCGCCAACCAGTTGGAGACCCTCAGCACGCTGAAAGGCAAAAACGAGCTTATCGGTGATGTTATCGGTCTGCTTCAGTCGCCCGCCAAGAACGTTATCTCCGCTCTGTCGAGCGGCGGCAGCAAGCTGGCTGGTATCCTCAAAACGCTTTCCGAAAAAGAAGAGGTTGCAGGCTAACCGCTGCTCATCTTTTTCACTTTCTTTTTTCAAAAATCAACCCTCTTTTAACAATCTACAGAAATGGCAGATTTGAATGCATTCGCCGAGCAGCTCGTTAGCCTGACGGTAAAAGAAGTAAACGAACTGGCTACCATCCTGAAAGAGCAGTATGGCATTGAGCCGGCTGCTGCCGCTCCCGTAATGGTATCGAGTGGCCCCGGCGCTGCTGCTGAGGCTCCCGAGGAGAAGACCTCGTTCGACGTAATCCTGAAGGCTGCCGGTGGCCAGAAATTGGCTGTTGTGAAACTGGTGAAAGACCTGACCGGCCTGGGTCTGAAAGAAGCCAAAGAACTGGTTGACGGTGCTCCTAAGCCCCTGAAAGAAGGTGTTGCTAAGGACGAAGCTGACTCGCTGAAGAAGCAACTGGAAGAAGCTGGCGCTGAAGTAGAAGTTAAGTAATTTCTGCTACCCGCTCAGAACACCAGCAAATAAGGAGAGGCCTGGCAACTAAGCCAGGTCTTTTCCTGTTTGTAGGCAACAAACTACTCGGAAGTTCGTTTGCGCGCCGCTTTGCGGCTTTTCGTGCCTACGGACGCTGGAAGCGCAAGGTTCTGCTTTGCGCTTTCGTGCGCCTCAACCTTCCTTTTGCTTCAGCTTACGGGCTTTGTCGGTAAGCTGAGTTGGATTCTCTCAGTATCCATTTCCTAACCCCACATACATTGGCTACACCGAAAGCACAGACCGGCCTGCAAAAACTGCAAGCCGCTGACGAGCGGATCAACTTCGCCAAGATTAAAAAGGTTATTGAGTACCCGGATTTCCTGGACGTGCAAGTACGCTCGTTCATGGATTTCTTCCAGTTGGAAACGGCTGCCGAGAACCGGACCGATGAGGGCCTTTTCAAAGTATTTGCCGAGAACTTTCCGATTTCAGACTCGCGCGAAAACTTTGTGCTGGAGTTCATCGACTACCACGTCGACCCGCCGAAGTACTCCGTGGACGAGTGCATCGACCGGGGTCTGACGTACTCGGTGCCGCTGAAAGCCAAGTTGCGCCTGATCTGTAACGATACGGACAACGAGGATTTCGAGACAATTGAGCAGGAAGTGTTCTTGGGCAACATTCCCTACATGACCGAAAAAGGCTCGTTTGTCATTAACGGGGCTGAGCGGGTAATTGTGTCGCAGCTGCACCGCTCGCCGGGCGTGTTCTTTGCCCAGAGCAAGCACACTAACGGCACCAAGCTGTATTCGGCCCGGATTATCCCGTTCAAAGGTTCGTGGATTGAATTTGCCACGGACGTGAACAACGTAATGTATGCCTACATCGACCGGAAAAAGAAATTCCCGGTTACCACGCTGCTGCGCGCCATCGGCTACGGCACCGACAAGGACATTTTGGACCTGTTCGGGCTGTCGGAAGAGTTGAAGGCTGACCGCAAGACGCTGAAGAAGGCAGTGGGCCGCAAGCTGGCTGCCCGTGTGCTGCGCACCTGGACCGAAGACTTCGTGGACGAGGATACCGGCGAAGTAGTATCTATCGACCGGAATGAGGTGCTGCTGGAGCGTGACTCGACTATTGAGGATGACGACATTGAAACCATCCTGAATGCCGGAGCGAAGTCGGTGATTCTGCACCGCGAGAACGTGAACATTGCGGACTACGCCATCATCTACAACACGCTGCAGAAGGACAACTCCAACTCGGAGAAGGAAGCCGTGGAGCAGATTTATCGTCAGCTCCGCAACACGGAGGCCCCCGACGAAGAGACGGCCCGCGACATCATCCAGAAGCTGTTTTTCTCGGATAAGCGCTACGACCTCGGCGACGTAGGCCGCTACCGTATTAATAAGAAGCTCGGTATTGACACGAACTGGGATGCCCGCGTGCTGACCAACGAGGACATTGTTCTCATCGTGAAATACCTCATTGGCTTGATCAACTCAAAGGCCATTGTCGATGACATTGACCACTTGAGCAACCGCCGCGTGCGCACGGTAGGGGAACAGCTTTACGCCCAATTTGGCGTGGGTCTGGCCCGGATGGCGCGTACCATTAAGGAGCGCATGAACGTGCGCGACAACGAGGACTTCAAGCCGGTTGACCTGATCAATGCCCGTACTCTGTCGTCGGTCATCAACTCGTTCTTCGGCACCAACCAGCTTTCGCAGTTCATGGACCAGACCAACCCACTGGCTGAGGTGACGCACAAGCGTCGCGTATCGGCGCTGGGGCCGGGCGGTCTGAGCCGCGAACGGGCCGGTTTCGAGGTACGTGACGTGCACTACACCCACTACGGCCGCCTGTGCACCATCGAAACGCCGGAAGGACCGAACATCGGGCTGATTTCGTCGTTGTGCGTGCACGCCCGGGTTAATTCGATGGGCTTTATCGAGACGCCGTACCGTACGGTGGAGAATGGTAAGGTTGACATCACGGAAAACGTGAAGTACCTGACTGCTGAGGAGGAAGACACCCACCACATTGCCCAGGCTAACGCCCGTATTGATGAGCAGGGCAACTTTGTGAACGAGCTGGTGAAAGGCCGTTTCGAGGGTGACTTCCCGGTGGTAGGCCCTACGGAGTACAGCTACATGGACGTGGCCCCGAACCAGATTGTGTCGGTGGCGGCTTCGCTGATTCCGTTCCTGGAGCACGATGACGCCAACCGCGCCCTGATGGGCTCGAACATGCAGCGCCAGGCTGTACCGCTGTTAAAGGCGGAAGCTCCCATCGTGGGCACTGGTCTGGAAGGTCGTGTAGCCATTGACTCGCGTACTTTGGTAGTAGCCGAAGGCGACGGGGTTATCGACTATGTGGACGCCAACAAGATTGTGGTGAAGTACGACCTGACCGAGGACGACATCCTCGTAAGCTTCGACGCTGAGAAGGTTTCGTACGACCTCATCAAGTTCCGCCGCACCAACCAGGATACCTGCATCAACCTGACGCCGCTGGTGAAAAAGGGCGAGCGGGTGACCAAAGGGCAGCCGCTATGCGAAGGCTACGGCACCAACCAAGGCGAGCTGGCTTTGGGCCGCAATATGCAGGTGGCCTTCATGCCGTGGCAGGGCTACAACTTCGAGGACGCCATCGTCATTTCGGAGCGGGTAGTGCGCGACGACATCTTCACTTCGATTCACATCGAGGAGTTTGAGCTGGAAGTGCGCGAAACCAAGCGCGGCGAAGAAGAGCTGACCTCGGAAATTCCGAACGTAAGCGAAGAAGCTGTGCGCAACCTCGACGATAACGGCATCATCCGTTTGGGGGCTGAGGTTCGGGAAGGCGACATCCTCATCGGTAAGATTACGCCGAAAGGTGAAACCGACCCAACCCCGGAAGAGAAGCTGCTCCGCGCCATCTTCGGCGACAAAGCCGGCGACGTGAAGGATGCCTCTCTCAAGGCGCCACCTTCGCTCAACGGCGTGGTTATCGGTACCAAGCTGTTCTCACGTCCGAAGAAAGACAAAAACCTGCGGGCTAAGTCGAAAAAGGAAGTGGAAGAGCTGAAGGAGTCGTATGCCCGCGAGCTGCGCGGCATTAAGGCCGTCATGATTGACAAGCTCGTGCAGCTGCTGGAAGGCAAAACTTCCCAGGGCGTGAAGCACAAGTTCGGCGATGAAATCGTGAGCAAGGGCGTGAAATTCGGCAAGAAGAACATTGCCGAAAACCTCTTTCCCGAGAAGAACCCTTACAAGGACGAGAGCAACTATGCCGTGCCCGAGGAAGTGAACATGTTCAAAGACCTCGTGCTGGAAGGCTGGACCGCCGACGCCAAAGTGAACGGCATGGTGCTGGAACTGGTGAAAAACTACACCAAGAAGCGCAACACCATCACGGCCCGCTTCAAGCGCGACCGGTTCACGCTGGAAGTTGGCGACGAGCTACCCGCCGGCATTGTACAGTTGGCCAAGGTGTACATCGCCAAGAAGCGGAAGCTGAAGGTAGGTGATAAGATGGCCGGCCGCCACGGTAACAAAGGCGTAGTAGCCCGCATCGTGCGCGACGAGGACATGCCCTTCCTGCCCGACGGCACCCCGATGGACATCGTGCTCAACCCGCTCGGTGTACCGAGCCGCATGAACATCGGTCAGATCTACGAAACCGTGCTGGGCTGGGCTGGCCTCAAGCTGGGCCGCAAGTATGCCACGCCGATTTTCGACGGTGCTACCGAAGAGGAAGTATCGAAGGAACTGGCTGAGGCTGGCTTGCCCCACTTCGGCCGCGCTTACCTGCACGATGGCCTAACCGGCGACCGGTTCGACCAGCCCGTGACTGTGGGCGTGATTTACATGCTTAAGCTGGGTCACTTAGTCGACGATAAGATGCACGCCCGTTCTATCGGTCCGTACTCGCTCATCACGCAGCAGCCGCTGGGTGGTAAGGCGCAGTTCGGTGGTCAGCGCTTCGGCGAGATGGAAGTGTGGGCATTGGAGGCCTTCGGTGCTTCCAACGTGCTGCAGGAAATCCTGACCGTAAAGTCGGACGACGTGGTGGGCCGCGCTAAAGCGTATGAAGCCATTGTAAAAGGTGACGTGTTGCCCAAGCCCAATATCCCCGAGTCGTTCAACGTACTCATCCACGAGCTACGCGGTCTGGCCCTGGAAATCACGCTTGACTAAGGTTTGAAGAAGGTGGCTGCTGGTGTCTTGGCTCCGGCAGCCACCTATTTGAGCGTTGAGAAATATGCGGTAAGTGTGGTTGCCAACGCCGTTCCGAGATAGGTCAGAATGGCATCAACCTCGGCAGCAACGAGCCGCAAACCGATTCAGATTCTGAATCAACCTATTACCTAGACCTGGCGGAAATCTACTGCGCGGCGTACCTGTCCGACCCGCAGAGCACTTTTCGCAGAGTCGAACTGTTACGTTCTTTCCGACCACGCTTAAGCGCGGCGGAACCAACCGACAGATAACAGCCAACAGCTAACAACAGCTACCCTACATGGCGTTTGCAAAAAACAAGAAACTGGTACAGGACTTCTCGAAAGTTACCATTTCGCTGGCCTCGCCCGAATCCATCCTGGAGCGGTCGAACGGGGAAGTGGTGAAGCCCGAGACGATTAACTACCGTACATACAAGCCCGAGATGGGCGGCCTGTTTTGCGAGCGGATCTTCGGTCCGGTGAAGGACTGGGAATGCCACTGCGGCAAATACAAGCGCATCCGCTATAAAGGCATCATCTGCGACCGGTGCGGCGTGGAGGTGACTGAGAAGAAAGTGCGTCGGGAGCGGATGGGCCACATCGAACTGGTGGTGCCCGTGGCGCACATCTGGTACTTCAAGTCCCTACCCAATAAAATCGGCTACCTGCTGGGCCTGCCCACCAAGAAGCTCGACCAGATTATCTATTACGAGCGGTACGTAGTTGTTCAGCCTGGTCTGCTGGCTGAAGAAGGCGTGCAGCAGCTCGATTTCCTGACCGAAGACGAGTACCTCGACATCATCGACAAGCTCCCGCGGGAGAATCAGATGCTGCCGAACGAGGACCCCAACAAGTTCATTGCCCGCATGGGCGCCGACGCGCTGCAACTCCTGCTGGAGCGCATCAACCTCGACGAGCTGAGCTACTCGCTGCGTGACTCCGCGGCCCACGAGACTTCGCAGCAGCGTAAAGCGGAGGCGTTGAAGCGTCTGCGTGTGGTGGAAGCCTTCCGCGACGCCGCTACCCGCATCGAGAACAAGCCCGAGTGGATGGTTATCCGCATGGTACCGGTGATTCCGCCGGAACTGCGTCCCCTTGTGCCCTTGGATGGTGGTCGTTTCGCTACCTCCGACCTGAACGACTTGTACCGCCGCGTTATCATCCGCAACAACCGCCTCAAGCGCCTGATTGAAATCAAAGCGCCGGAGGTGATTCTGCGCAACGAAAAGCGCATGTTGCAGGAGGCTGTGGATTCGCTATTCGACAACTCGCGCAAGGTGAATGCCGTGCGCGCCGAAGGCAACCGGGCCCTGAAGTCGCTGTCCGATATGCTGAAAGGCAAGCAGGGCCGCTTCCGCCAGAACCTGCTCGGTAAGCGTGTGGACTACTCGGGCCGTTCGGTTATCGTGGTAGGCCCCGAGCTGAAGCTGCATGAGTGCGGTCTGCCCAAGAACATGGCCGCCGAGCTGTTCAAGCCCTTCATCATCCGCAAGCTCATTGAGCGCGGCATTGTGAAGACGGTGAAGTCGGCCAAGAAGATTGTGGACCGCAAGGACGCCGTGGTGTGGGACATCCTGGAGAACGTGCTGAAAGGCCACCCGGTGCTCCTCAACCGTGCCCCTACGCTACACCGCTTGGGCATCCAGGCCTTCCAGCCCCGCCTCATCGAGGGTAAAGCTATTCAGCTGCACCCGTTGGTGTGTACCGCCTTCAACGCTGACTTTGACGGTGACCAGATGGCCGTGCACGTTCCTCTGGGGCCGGCTGCTATCCTGGAAGCCTCCATGCTCATGCTGGCTTCGCACAACATCCTGAACCCCGCCAACGGCGCGCCCATTGCGGTACCGTCGCAGGACATGGTGCTCGGGCTGTACTACGTGACCAAGGGCAAGCGCAGCACCGACGACGAGAAAGTGCTCGGCGAAGGCCGCATGTTCTACTCCGATGAGGAAGTAGTCATTGCCATCAACGAAGGCCAGCTGTCAAAGCACGCCTATATCAAGGTGCGGACGCAGGTGCGTGATGAAAACGATGAGCTGGTAACCAAAATCATCGAAACCGTAGCCGGCCGCGTGCTGTTCAACCAGCTTGTGCCCAAGGAAGTTGGTTTCGTGGATGAGCTGCTGACTAAGAAAAAGCTCCAGCAAATCATTTCGCTGGTGTTTAAGCGCACGGGTATGGCTCGCACTGCCCAGTTCCTCGACGACATTAAGACGCTGGGCTTCCAGTCGGCGTACAAAGGTGGTTTGTCGATGGGCCTAGGTGACATCAACATCCCGGCCGAAAAAGACAAGCTCATTGCCCAAGCGCAGGCCGACGTAGCTGCCGTAACGCAGAACTACCAGATGGGTCTGATTACGGACAATGAGCGGTACAACCAGGTTATCGACATCTGGACGCGCATCAACAACCAAATCACTGAAACCCTCATGGGTCGCCTCGAAAAGGAGAACCAGGGCTTCAACTCGATTTACATGATGATGCACTCCGGGGCCCGTGGTTCGCGGGAGCAGATTCGTCAGCTTGGCGGGATGCGGGGTCTGATGGCCAAGCCGCAGAAGTCGCTGCAAGGCTCGGTAGGTGAGATTATTGAAAACCCGATCTTGTCCAACTTCAAAGAAGGTCTGGACGTTATCGAGTACTTCATCTCGACCCACGGTGCCCGGAAAGGTCTGGCCGACACCGCATTGAAAACGGCCGACGCCGGCTACCTGACCCGCCGTCTGGTGGACGTGTCGCAGGACGTTATCGTAAACGAAAACGACTGTGGTACGCTGCGGGGCATCGAAACCTTCGCGTTGAAAGACAACGAGGACGTGGTAGAGCCACTGGCCGAGCGTATTCTGGGTCGCGTAGCGGTGCACGATATCATCGACCCGCTGACGGATGAGCTGATTCTGGCCGCTGGTTCGGAAATCACTGAGGACATCACCCGCCGCATCGACAACACGGCCATCGAGTCGGTAGAAATCCGCTCGGTGCTGACCTGCGAATCGAAGCGCGGCATTTGCGCCAAGTGTTACGGCCGCAACCTGTCGTCGGGCCGCATGGTGCAGAAGGGCGAGGCTGTCGGTGTAATTGCTGCTCAGTCCATCGGTGAACCCGGCACCCAGCTCACGCTGCGTACTTTCCACGTGGGTGGTACGGCCTCCAACATTGCCGTAGAAGCCAGCCTGAAAGCCAAGTTTGCGGGCGTTATCGAGTTTGAAGACATCCGGACCGTGGACACCGTGAATGCCGAAGGCGAGCCGGTGAAAGTGGTAATGGGCCGTTCGGGCGAGATTCGCATTGTGGAGAAAGGCACCGGCAAGGTGTTCATCTCCAACCACGTGCCCTATGGCTCGTTCCTGCTGGTTGACGAAGGTCAGGAAGTA
This region of Hymenobacter sp. YIM 151500-1 genomic DNA includes:
- the rplL gene encoding 50S ribosomal protein L7/L12, which gives rise to MADLNAFAEQLVSLTVKEVNELATILKEQYGIEPAAAAPVMVSSGPGAAAEAPEEKTSFDVILKAAGGQKLAVVKLVKDLTGLGLKEAKELVDGAPKPLKEGVAKDEADSLKKQLEEAGAEVEVK
- the rplK gene encoding 50S ribosomal protein L11, producing the protein MAKEIRGYLKLQIKGGAANPAPPVGPALGSKGLNIMEFCKQFNARTQDKAGQVCPVLITMYTDKSFDFVVKTPPVPVLLMDAAKLQGGSKEPNRNKVGSVTWDQVRTIAETKMPDLNAFKVESAMKQVAGTARSMGITISGTSPFAE
- the rpoC gene encoding DNA-directed RNA polymerase subunit beta' — encoded protein: MAFAKNKKLVQDFSKVTISLASPESILERSNGEVVKPETINYRTYKPEMGGLFCERIFGPVKDWECHCGKYKRIRYKGIICDRCGVEVTEKKVRRERMGHIELVVPVAHIWYFKSLPNKIGYLLGLPTKKLDQIIYYERYVVVQPGLLAEEGVQQLDFLTEDEYLDIIDKLPRENQMLPNEDPNKFIARMGADALQLLLERINLDELSYSLRDSAAHETSQQRKAEALKRLRVVEAFRDAATRIENKPEWMVIRMVPVIPPELRPLVPLDGGRFATSDLNDLYRRVIIRNNRLKRLIEIKAPEVILRNEKRMLQEAVDSLFDNSRKVNAVRAEGNRALKSLSDMLKGKQGRFRQNLLGKRVDYSGRSVIVVGPELKLHECGLPKNMAAELFKPFIIRKLIERGIVKTVKSAKKIVDRKDAVVWDILENVLKGHPVLLNRAPTLHRLGIQAFQPRLIEGKAIQLHPLVCTAFNADFDGDQMAVHVPLGPAAILEASMLMLASHNILNPANGAPIAVPSQDMVLGLYYVTKGKRSTDDEKVLGEGRMFYSDEEVVIAINEGQLSKHAYIKVRTQVRDENDELVTKIIETVAGRVLFNQLVPKEVGFVDELLTKKKLQQIISLVFKRTGMARTAQFLDDIKTLGFQSAYKGGLSMGLGDINIPAEKDKLIAQAQADVAAVTQNYQMGLITDNERYNQVIDIWTRINNQITETLMGRLEKENQGFNSIYMMMHSGARGSREQIRQLGGMRGLMAKPQKSLQGSVGEIIENPILSNFKEGLDVIEYFISTHGARKGLADTALKTADAGYLTRRLVDVSQDVIVNENDCGTLRGIETFALKDNEDVVEPLAERILGRVAVHDIIDPLTDELILAAGSEITEDITRRIDNTAIESVEIRSVLTCESKRGICAKCYGRNLSSGRMVQKGEAVGVIAAQSIGEPGTQLTLRTFHVGGTASNIAVEASLKAKFAGVIEFEDIRTVDTVNAEGEPVKVVMGRSGEIRIVEKGTGKVFISNHVPYGSFLLVDEGQEVEKGQELNNWDPYNAVILAEFDGSVQYDAITEGITYREESDEQTGHREKVIIESKDKTQNPAIIVRPGKKGDTEGQKAYSIPVGSHLNVENGEKIKAGHILAKIPRAVGKTRDITGGLPRVTELFEARNPSNPAVVSEIDGVVTYGTVKRGNREIFVESKDGVKKKYMVPLSKHILVQDNDFIRAGMPLSDGAITPSDILSIQGPGAVQEYLVNEIQEVYRLQGVKINDKHIEVVVRQMMQKVVILDAGDTSFLEHQVVDKISFMEENDTIIDMKVVTNAGDSTNLKPGQIVTARRLRDENSSLRRRDLALVEVRDAQPAVSRPTLQGITQASLGTQSFISAASFQETTKVLSEAAIRGKADELLGLKENVIVGHLIPAGTGLREYTRQVVGSKEEMEAAQATKTDDVAAPAKRPARASRRESVSE
- the rplJ gene encoding 50S ribosomal protein L10; translated protein: MIREEKQALVDELSEKFQSHNAFYIADASGMSVAKINEFRRLCFNRGMEFKVYKNTFIRKALDTLGGDTTEMDAALKGQSGILFSKESGNAPAKLLQEFYKSQAYGKGVEPKPALKGAYVDAGIYLGANQLETLSTLKGKNELIGDVIGLLQSPAKNVISALSSGGSKLAGILKTLSEKEEVAG
- the nusG gene encoding transcription termination/antitermination protein NusG → MGELKWYVVRSVSGQEKKAKTYLETEIGRHGLSELVPQVLIPVEKVFEMRNGKKRVRERNLYPGYIIIHADLSHGEVDHIITSTPGVIGFLSDKEGKAASQNTKPVPLHISEVNRILGIVDEAEEQTASLETPFVVGELVKIVDGGFAGMSGTVSEVFEERKRLNVIVKIFGRSQPMELSYTQVEKEV
- the rpoB gene encoding DNA-directed RNA polymerase subunit beta, which gives rise to MQAADERINFAKIKKVIEYPDFLDVQVRSFMDFFQLETAAENRTDEGLFKVFAENFPISDSRENFVLEFIDYHVDPPKYSVDECIDRGLTYSVPLKAKLRLICNDTDNEDFETIEQEVFLGNIPYMTEKGSFVINGAERVIVSQLHRSPGVFFAQSKHTNGTKLYSARIIPFKGSWIEFATDVNNVMYAYIDRKKKFPVTTLLRAIGYGTDKDILDLFGLSEELKADRKTLKKAVGRKLAARVLRTWTEDFVDEDTGEVVSIDRNEVLLERDSTIEDDDIETILNAGAKSVILHRENVNIADYAIIYNTLQKDNSNSEKEAVEQIYRQLRNTEAPDEETARDIIQKLFFSDKRYDLGDVGRYRINKKLGIDTNWDARVLTNEDIVLIVKYLIGLINSKAIVDDIDHLSNRRVRTVGEQLYAQFGVGLARMARTIKERMNVRDNEDFKPVDLINARTLSSVINSFFGTNQLSQFMDQTNPLAEVTHKRRVSALGPGGLSRERAGFEVRDVHYTHYGRLCTIETPEGPNIGLISSLCVHARVNSMGFIETPYRTVENGKVDITENVKYLTAEEEDTHHIAQANARIDEQGNFVNELVKGRFEGDFPVVGPTEYSYMDVAPNQIVSVAASLIPFLEHDDANRALMGSNMQRQAVPLLKAEAPIVGTGLEGRVAIDSRTLVVAEGDGVIDYVDANKIVVKYDLTEDDILVSFDAEKVSYDLIKFRRTNQDTCINLTPLVKKGERVTKGQPLCEGYGTNQGELALGRNMQVAFMPWQGYNFEDAIVISERVVRDDIFTSIHIEEFELEVRETKRGEEELTSEIPNVSEEAVRNLDDNGIIRLGAEVREGDILIGKITPKGETDPTPEEKLLRAIFGDKAGDVKDASLKAPPSLNGVVIGTKLFSRPKKDKNLRAKSKKEVEELKESYARELRGIKAVMIDKLVQLLEGKTSQGVKHKFGDEIVSKGVKFGKKNIAENLFPEKNPYKDESNYAVPEEVNMFKDLVLEGWTADAKVNGMVLELVKNYTKKRNTITARFKRDRFTLEVGDELPAGIVQLAKVYIAKKRKLKVGDKMAGRHGNKGVVARIVRDEDMPFLPDGTPMDIVLNPLGVPSRMNIGQIYETVLGWAGLKLGRKYATPIFDGATEEEVSKELAEAGLPHFGRAYLHDGLTGDRFDQPVTVGVIYMLKLGHLVDDKMHARSIGPYSLITQQPLGGKAQFGGQRFGEMEVWALEAFGASNVLQEILTVKSDDVVGRAKAYEAIVKGDVLPKPNIPESFNVLIHELRGLALEITLD
- the rplA gene encoding 50S ribosomal protein L1 — protein: MAKISKKRKEALAKHDLTEVRNLLDAAKVVKDITYTKFDASVDIDVRLGVDPRKADQMVRGVATLPHGTGKTVRVLALVTPDKEAEATAAGADYVGLDDYISKIEKGWTDIDVIITMPSVMAKVGRLGRVLGPRGLMPNPKSGTVTTDVAKAVQEVKAGKIDFKVDKTGIIHCSVGKVSFDEQKLAENAIEVIQTLQRLKPSSAKGTYIKSITLSSTMSPAVPVDTQVTSA
- the secE gene encoding preprotein translocase subunit SecE, with the translated sequence MSKLTNYFRETSEEMRYKVTWPSLEELQKSAGLVLIGSLVFAVVVGLMDVAFSKSLEVFYNSFR